From one Anaerotruncus rubiinfantis genomic stretch:
- a CDS encoding C4-dicarboxylate TRAP transporter substrate-binding protein: MKKRTLAIICTLAMMVSLAACGGSSAPASSAAPAASTAPAASAPAESEAPADDGETYTLLFGHTLTEQDPFHGAYLKWAEAVSEKTNGKLVIDVYPNSQLGVEEDVLEQMKQGTNVGWQTDAARLGNYVNEFSVLLAPYFLESLDEVKQLVEGSPTIDGWEQKLEADHNIKVISFAYVQGYRNIFSNKKGTSPAELKGMQIRTAGAPIWVSGVNSLGCTAVSLAYGEMYNGIQTKVVDGCELPYIAANNLKIQEVAKYILETQHFFQNNFMVCSAEWFDALPEEYQKILTEECDKAGLEVSEQMAKDTDAAKQAMIDAGMEYVPYEEMDIAAFKEASKKAYEELNLMEARDAIFAELGRTA, translated from the coding sequence ATGAAAAAGAGAACCCTCGCAATCATCTGTACACTGGCCATGATGGTATCCCTCGCAGCCTGCGGAGGCAGCAGCGCGCCCGCTTCATCCGCCGCGCCGGCGGCGTCCACCGCTCCCGCGGCGAGCGCTCCCGCTGAGAGCGAAGCCCCGGCTGATGACGGCGAAACCTACACCCTGCTGTTCGGTCACACCCTCACCGAGCAGGACCCGTTCCACGGCGCGTACCTGAAATGGGCGGAAGCCGTCAGCGAGAAGACCAACGGCAAACTGGTCATCGATGTCTATCCAAACAGCCAGCTGGGTGTTGAGGAAGATGTCCTTGAGCAGATGAAACAGGGCACCAACGTTGGCTGGCAGACCGACGCCGCGCGTCTGGGTAACTATGTCAATGAATTCTCTGTCCTGCTTGCCCCGTATTTCCTCGAGAGCCTCGACGAAGTCAAGCAGCTGGTCGAAGGTTCCCCGACAATCGACGGCTGGGAGCAGAAACTGGAAGCCGACCACAACATCAAGGTTATCTCCTTCGCTTATGTCCAGGGCTACCGCAACATCTTCTCGAACAAGAAAGGCACCAGCCCTGCCGAACTCAAAGGCATGCAGATCCGCACCGCGGGCGCTCCGATCTGGGTCTCCGGCGTCAACTCCCTCGGATGCACCGCTGTTTCCCTTGCTTACGGTGAAATGTATAACGGCATCCAGACCAAGGTTGTCGACGGATGCGAGCTGCCGTACATCGCCGCGAACAACCTGAAAATTCAGGAAGTTGCGAAGTACATCCTTGAAACCCAGCACTTCTTCCAGAACAACTTCATGGTCTGCTCCGCTGAGTGGTTCGACGCTCTGCCGGAAGAGTACCAGAAGATCCTGACCGAGGAGTGCGACAAAGCGGGCCTCGAAGTTTCCGAACAGATGGCGAAAGACACCGACGCCGCAAAACAGGCCATGATCGACGCCGGCATGGAATATGTCCCGTATGAAGAGATGGACATCGCCGCGTTCAAAGAAGCCAGCAAGAAAGCCTACGAGGAACTGAACCTTATGGAAGCACGCGATGCGATCTTCGCGGAGCTTGGCCGCACAGCTTAA
- a CDS encoding TRAP transporter small permease, whose protein sequence is MKKFYEGFCKVELVVAIFGLVTSVAVIFISAMLRTLGNPINWGTDIALLLFTWSTFLGADIAFRAGKLVNVDILFNRMGGKPQKALKLVIYLICLVFLIAMVYLGAIQSVKTWYRAFQGIPFLSYTWVTLSVPVCCASMVVTTLIKMYHTVKDEDERTVF, encoded by the coding sequence ATGAAGAAGTTTTACGAAGGTTTCTGTAAGGTGGAACTGGTTGTGGCGATTTTCGGCCTGGTGACCAGTGTTGCCGTCATCTTTATCTCGGCAATGTTGCGCACTCTTGGAAATCCGATCAACTGGGGAACCGACATTGCGCTGCTCCTGTTCACCTGGAGTACTTTCCTTGGCGCTGACATCGCTTTCCGGGCAGGAAAGCTGGTCAACGTGGATATCCTCTTCAACCGGATGGGCGGAAAGCCGCAAAAGGCATTGAAACTAGTCATTTACCTGATCTGCCTTGTATTTCTGATCGCGATGGTTTATCTGGGTGCAATCCAATCAGTAAAAACCTGGTATCGCGCATTCCAGGGAATTCCTTTCCTCAGCTACACTTGGGTTACCCTGAGCGTGCCGGTGTGTTGTGCGTCCATGGTGGTCACCACATTGATCAAAATGTATCACACGGTGAAAGACGAGGACGAACGCACAGTCTTTTGA
- a CDS encoding TRAP transporter large permease: MVVVVITFIILLAIGTPVGFSIAISGTTFFLQHPEFPITTIVQLPISQTQNITLLAVPLFVFAGSLMNSSGITDRLIKLSMLLCGHMRGGMAQVSVVLSTLMGGVSGSSNADAAMESRILGPEMKRQGYPVGYTGAVIGYTSLITSTIPPGVGMILYGTVGEVSIGRLFAAGLAAGVLMMVILMTTVSITSHIRGFKPAREKRASFKEILYSLGDTIWALIFPILLLVGIRMGLFTPSEVGACACVYALVVGFFIYKELTIPKLIATLKEAIVDVGAIMFMISMSGIFGYGIPIDKIPQKITNFITGITSEPMVVMAIVVVFLLLFGMFMEGSVVILLLTPILLPLIKNFGFDPIFFGIIMSVVVTTGILTPPVGVAMYTICGVLDCKMPEFLKESIPFLVAVLIEVVVLTIFPDIILWAPKLMYGT; this comes from the coding sequence TTGGTAGTAGTAGTGATTACCTTTATCATACTGCTTGCAATTGGAACACCCGTTGGATTTTCCATTGCGATCTCTGGAACGACTTTTTTCCTGCAGCATCCCGAATTCCCAATTACCACAATCGTTCAGCTGCCGATCTCCCAAACACAGAACATCACCCTGCTTGCGGTGCCGCTGTTTGTTTTCGCCGGCAGCCTGATGAACTCTTCCGGTATCACCGACCGGCTGATCAAGCTTTCCATGCTGCTGTGCGGACACATGCGCGGCGGTATGGCGCAGGTGAGCGTTGTGCTTTCCACTCTGATGGGCGGCGTTTCCGGCTCCTCGAACGCGGACGCGGCGATGGAATCCCGTATCCTGGGCCCTGAAATGAAACGCCAGGGTTACCCGGTGGGCTACACCGGGGCTGTCATCGGCTACACTTCATTGATCACCTCGACCATCCCGCCGGGAGTTGGTATGATCCTGTACGGCACGGTGGGTGAGGTTTCGATCGGACGGCTGTTCGCCGCAGGACTGGCGGCGGGCGTCCTCATGATGGTCATTCTGATGACCACCGTTTCGATCACTTCGCATATCCGCGGATTCAAACCCGCGCGTGAAAAGCGCGCGAGCTTCAAAGAGATCCTCTACTCCCTGGGCGACACCATCTGGGCGCTGATCTTCCCGATCCTGCTGCTGGTTGGTATCCGCATGGGACTGTTTACCCCGTCCGAAGTCGGCGCGTGCGCCTGTGTCTACGCGCTGGTGGTTGGATTCTTCATCTACAAAGAATTGACAATTCCAAAGCTGATTGCAACACTGAAAGAAGCGATTGTGGACGTCGGTGCGATCATGTTCATGATTTCGATGTCCGGTATCTTCGGTTACGGTATCCCGATCGACAAGATCCCGCAGAAGATCACCAACTTCATCACCGGGATCACTTCCGAGCCGATGGTCGTTATGGCGATCGTTGTTGTGTTCCTGCTTTTGTTCGGTATGTTCATGGAGGGCTCGGTCGTCATCCTGCTGCTCACTCCCATTCTGCTGCCGCTTATTAAGAACTTCGGATTTGACCCGATCTTTTTCGGTATCATTATGTCGGTTGTCGTCACCACCGGTATCCTGACCCCTCCGGTCGGCGTTGCGATGTACACGATATGCGGTGTGCTCGACTGTAAGATGCCGGAGTTCCTGAAGGAGAGTATTCCGTTTTTGGTCGCGGTGCTGATAGAGGTGGTCGTCCTGACGATATTCCCGGACATCATCCTGTGGGCGCCGAAACTGATGTACGGAACGTAA
- a CDS encoding aldo/keto reductase, whose product MKYIPLGKTGIEISVLGMGGHEYLPTGKSRGFNEDFSKSTTPGVIFDGFGNENRLKVLKESYDLGINFYDVTQDSEKEALGRNLKQMPPPREIYIQTRPEGMVYTYDENNVKMGNLELLRAEAQRILKLLQRDTIDFFNIAPMKCAFDNDPEYLEKLGRNIAALKQEGLIRFACADTFSGEETYLKMIESGYFDVVYINYNFADYQANRKVLKAAKEQGMGVVDREAYMKGQLFHMAKEAGITETGALADAALRWCLAQDGIDMVVYGTGKPHHLRSAAEAFDKPFTEADQKLIGQIKTTKLYQEYESAKTAEFLQK is encoded by the coding sequence ATGAAATATATTCCGCTTGGGAAAACCGGCATCGAGATTTCGGTGCTGGGCATGGGCGGGCATGAATACCTGCCAACCGGGAAATCCCGCGGCTTCAACGAGGATTTTTCGAAGAGCACCACACCTGGCGTGATCTTTGACGGTTTCGGCAACGAGAACCGGCTCAAAGTGCTCAAAGAGTCCTACGATCTTGGGATCAACTTTTACGACGTGACCCAGGATTCCGAGAAGGAAGCGCTCGGGCGCAACCTGAAGCAGATGCCCCCGCCGCGTGAAATTTACATCCAGACCCGCCCGGAGGGGATGGTTTACACCTATGACGAGAATAACGTCAAGATGGGCAACCTCGAGCTGCTGCGCGCCGAAGCGCAGCGCATCCTGAAGCTGTTGCAGCGGGACACCATTGACTTTTTCAACATCGCGCCGATGAAGTGCGCGTTTGACAACGATCCGGAATACCTCGAAAAACTCGGCCGCAACATCGCTGCCCTCAAGCAGGAAGGCCTCATCCGCTTTGCGTGTGCGGATACCTTCTCCGGTGAGGAAACCTATCTCAAAATGATCGAATCCGGTTATTTTGACGTGGTCTACATCAACTACAATTTTGCCGATTACCAGGCGAACCGCAAGGTCCTCAAAGCTGCAAAAGAGCAGGGGATGGGAGTTGTCGACCGCGAGGCCTATATGAAGGGCCAGCTGTTCCATATGGCCAAGGAAGCGGGAATCACTGAGACCGGCGCGCTGGCTGACGCCGCGCTGCGGTGGTGCCTGGCCCAGGATGGGATTGACATGGTTGTTTACGGCACGGGCAAGCCGCACCATCTGCGCAGCGCCGCGGAAGCGTTTGACAAGCCGTTCACCGAAGCGGATCAGAAACTGATCGGCCAGATCAAAACCACCAAACTTTATCAGGAATACGAATCGGCCAAGACCGCAGAGTTCCTGCAGAAGTGA
- a CDS encoding HpcH/HpaI aldolase family protein, whose protein sequence is MEELYHNEVKRKLKEKGKVSAAWLHMASNVSAEIMANAGFDVLVIDVEHSPVDYQTVLSMCQAIKATGAAPFARAPWNDLISLKRIMDCGVMGVSVPYVNTKEEAVEAVSRCKYPPFGVRGIAGSPRAAGYGMNRGQYLSRANDENLVMVAIETPTGIDNLPGIMEVEELDGIFIGPMDLSTSMGKMGQINDPEVQAAIKRIEDIVIPSKKFLATVANDFDGAKKLYDKGYNLIIMMSDVVDLSKLAKKRADEFRACYGK, encoded by the coding sequence ATGGAAGAACTGTATCACAATGAAGTCAAGCGGAAACTGAAGGAAAAGGGCAAGGTTTCCGCGGCGTGGCTTCATATGGCAAGCAATGTCTCGGCTGAAATCATGGCAAACGCAGGGTTTGACGTTCTGGTGATCGATGTGGAGCATTCTCCTGTCGATTACCAGACGGTCCTCAGCATGTGCCAGGCGATCAAAGCCACGGGCGCCGCGCCGTTCGCGCGCGCGCCGTGGAACGATCTGATCTCCCTCAAGCGGATTATGGACTGCGGCGTCATGGGCGTTTCGGTCCCGTATGTCAACACCAAGGAAGAAGCGGTCGAAGCGGTTTCCCGCTGCAAGTATCCGCCGTTCGGCGTCCGCGGCATTGCGGGCAGCCCGCGCGCGGCCGGTTACGGAATGAACCGCGGACAATACCTGAGCCGCGCAAACGACGAGAACCTCGTGATGGTCGCGATCGAAACCCCGACCGGGATCGACAACCTCCCCGGCATCATGGAGGTGGAGGAGCTTGACGGCATCTTCATCGGCCCGATGGATCTCTCGACCTCGATGGGCAAGATGGGCCAGATAAACGATCCGGAGGTTCAAGCGGCCATCAAGCGGATTGAGGACATCGTCATCCCGTCGAAGAAATTCCTGGCCACTGTGGCCAACGACTTTGATGGGGCCAAGAAGCTTTATGACAAAGGCTACAACCTCATCATCATGATGTCGGATGTGGTGGATCTGTCGAAGCTGGCTAAAAAACGCGCGGATGAATTCCGGGCATGCTACGGGAAGTAA
- a CDS encoding ribulose-phosphate 3-epimerase produces MAINAPSLANCDLLHMGDQVDQLIEGGVDFVHIDLADGNYVPNILFPLSIVKTIHQKYPQLTLDVHLMVTDPFQYVERMAADGADYLSFHLDSTNFSRRLLKRIRDNGMKAGVIINPSQPISLLEPLVRFCDMVVLMSVEPGYAGQVFMPDAIGRLEELCELRRSTGTDFLISVDGAIDYPNSVRSVEIGADILITGVYTVFNQPDGLAVACRRFQKEMDQHAIR; encoded by the coding sequence ATGGCAATCAATGCACCCTCCCTGGCCAACTGCGACCTGCTTCATATGGGGGACCAGGTTGACCAGCTGATTGAAGGCGGCGTGGATTTTGTGCATATCGACCTTGCGGACGGGAATTATGTACCGAACATCCTGTTCCCGCTTTCCATTGTCAAAACCATCCATCAAAAATATCCCCAGCTCACGCTGGACGTCCACCTGATGGTGACCGACCCGTTCCAGTATGTCGAACGGATGGCGGCTGACGGCGCGGATTACCTGAGCTTCCATCTGGACAGCACCAATTTTTCCCGGCGGCTGTTAAAACGCATCCGCGACAATGGCATGAAGGCGGGCGTCATCATCAATCCTTCGCAGCCGATTTCACTTTTGGAGCCGCTGGTGCGCTTTTGCGATATGGTGGTTCTGATGTCGGTCGAACCGGGCTATGCCGGCCAGGTGTTCATGCCGGACGCCATCGGCAGGCTCGAAGAGCTGTGCGAGCTGCGCAGAAGCACCGGGACCGATTTTCTCATCTCGGTGGACGGCGCGATCGATTACCCCAATTCAGTACGGAGCGTCGAAATCGGCGCGGATATTCTGATTACAGGCGTTTATACGGTATTCAACCAGCCGGACGGCCTCGCGGTCGCCTGCAGGCGGTTCCAGAAGGAAATGGATCAGCACGCAATCAGATAG
- the deoC gene encoding deoxyribose-phosphate aldolase, which produces MKLLSLPQDEAFIKDVISKIDYSNALIPNCTQELLEKTCDEALLYGFAAVAVFPVMGAYVAERLKGSKVHAQVAVGFPMGNHMTATKLKEAELALESGVNEIDMVMNLHKFFSEDYAFVGNEVRQMADLAAGYGVEIKLIIETGYLTDEQKLTAGQIAVDNGAKFIKTCTGFGPGRATVHDIGLLLNAFGDKVKIKASGGIASLDDAAGFVAMGASRSAGRHNIIDQLEKMGYKP; this is translated from the coding sequence ATGAAATTGCTTTCGTTGCCTCAGGACGAGGCGTTTATCAAAGACGTCATCTCTAAAATTGACTATTCCAACGCATTGATTCCAAATTGCACCCAGGAACTGCTCGAAAAAACCTGCGACGAAGCACTGCTTTATGGCTTTGCGGCAGTGGCGGTGTTCCCGGTCATGGGCGCGTATGTAGCCGAGCGGCTGAAGGGCTCCAAAGTTCATGCGCAGGTGGCGGTCGGTTTCCCGATGGGCAACCACATGACCGCGACCAAGCTGAAGGAGGCCGAGCTCGCGCTCGAATCGGGCGTCAATGAGATTGATATGGTGATGAACCTGCACAAGTTCTTCAGCGAGGACTATGCGTTCGTCGGGAATGAAGTGCGCCAGATGGCGGATTTGGCCGCCGGTTACGGTGTGGAAATCAAGCTGATCATCGAGACTGGCTATCTCACCGATGAGCAGAAGCTGACCGCAGGGCAGATTGCGGTCGATAACGGCGCAAAATTCATCAAGACCTGCACCGGTTTTGGCCCGGGGCGCGCCACGGTGCATGATATCGGACTCCTGCTGAATGCGTTCGGCGACAAGGTCAAAATCAAAGCGAGCGGCGGCATCGCCTCGCTCGACGATGCGGCAGGCTTTGTCGCGATGGGCGCAAGCCGAAGCGCGGGCCGCCACAATATCATCGACCAGCTCGAAAAGATGGGTTATAAGCCCTGA
- a CDS encoding PIG-L deacetylase family protein, with the protein MGKKDMLVVSAHAADYCTRAGGTIARYIRDGWNVHIIALTYGSRGESGDYWRNTTGGTVEECSKIRHEESQAAADFLGATIEFYAYNDYPLTMDEERIRLLTKRILEIRPELILTHWISDPLNLDHEITGKAVVRALSSAAQIGAFPDTPAHYFPNVYFFESTVPHSEFNEFRADTYIEIDDVYEIKMQAVAKFACQPHLGGYYTHFATHRGFQAKDWAKRGIQYAEGFKRYLPYVGTQFPLTKR; encoded by the coding sequence ATGGGCAAAAAAGACATGTTGGTCGTGAGCGCTCACGCGGCGGACTACTGTACCCGCGCGGGCGGCACGATCGCACGCTACATCCGGGACGGATGGAACGTCCACATCATTGCGCTCACTTATGGTTCGCGCGGGGAATCGGGCGACTACTGGCGCAACACCACCGGCGGTACGGTGGAGGAATGCTCTAAAATCCGTCACGAGGAATCTCAGGCGGCCGCGGATTTTCTGGGTGCCACAATCGAATTTTACGCTTATAACGATTATCCGCTGACCATGGATGAGGAACGCATCCGGCTGCTCACCAAGCGGATTCTGGAAATCCGGCCGGAACTGATCCTTACCCACTGGATCAGCGACCCGCTCAATCTGGATCATGAGATCACGGGAAAAGCGGTGGTACGCGCGCTCAGCAGCGCCGCGCAGATCGGGGCGTTCCCGGATACGCCGGCGCATTATTTCCCCAATGTCTATTTCTTTGAAAGCACCGTCCCGCATTCGGAGTTTAATGAGTTCCGTGCCGATACCTACATTGAGATCGACGACGTCTATGAAATCAAGATGCAGGCGGTCGCAAAGTTTGCCTGTCAGCCGCACCTGGGCGGATATTACACCCATTTTGCCACCCACAGAGGCTTTCAGGCCAAGGATTGGGCCAAACGTGGGATTCAGTATGCGGAAGGCTTCAAACGGTACCTCCCTTATGTGGGGACGCAGTTTCCTTTGACAAAACGGTAA
- a CDS encoding sugar phosphate isomerase/epimerase family protein, translating into MRESIHKYFKVGTIQWMSHPGRELLESLKTIACDEFFDAVEVCKVGDDETRAKAKALLEQSHLKVCYGAQPRLLGPKLNPNDLDEEGRKKAEATLIEAVDEAEYLGAKGIAFLAGKWEAAHKEEAYAQLLKTTRAVCDYAEAKGMMVELEVFDYDMDKAALIGPAPLAARFAADMRLTHSNFGLMVDLSHFPTTYETSKFVVRTLRPYITHFHIGNAVVKEGCPAYGDKHPRFGFPNSANDTEELVDFFTVLKEEGFFNPADPYVLSFEVSPFGDEDADIILANTKRVINRAWAMVED; encoded by the coding sequence ATGCGAGAAAGCATTCACAAATATTTCAAAGTAGGAACGATCCAGTGGATGAGCCACCCTGGGCGTGAGCTTCTGGAAAGCCTGAAGACGATCGCATGCGACGAATTTTTCGATGCGGTGGAAGTGTGCAAAGTCGGGGATGACGAGACGCGCGCGAAAGCGAAGGCGCTTTTGGAGCAGAGCCACCTGAAGGTGTGCTATGGAGCGCAGCCGCGGCTGCTGGGGCCGAAGCTGAACCCGAACGACCTGGACGAAGAGGGGCGCAAAAAGGCGGAGGCCACCCTGATTGAAGCGGTGGACGAAGCGGAATACCTGGGTGCGAAAGGCATCGCGTTCCTGGCGGGCAAATGGGAGGCGGCGCATAAGGAGGAAGCGTATGCGCAGCTTCTGAAAACGACCCGCGCGGTGTGCGATTACGCGGAGGCAAAAGGCATGATGGTGGAGCTCGAGGTATTCGATTACGACATGGACAAAGCTGCGCTGATCGGGCCGGCGCCGCTGGCGGCGCGGTTCGCGGCGGATATGCGGCTGACGCACAGCAACTTCGGCCTGATGGTGGACCTGAGCCATTTCCCGACCACCTACGAGACGAGCAAATTCGTGGTGCGCACGCTGCGGCCGTACATCACGCATTTCCACATAGGGAACGCGGTGGTGAAGGAAGGATGCCCGGCATACGGAGACAAGCATCCGCGGTTCGGATTCCCGAACAGCGCGAACGACACGGAGGAGCTGGTGGATTTCTTCACGGTGCTGAAGGAAGAAGGCTTCTTCAACCCGGCCGACCCGTATGTGCTGTCGTTTGAGGTGTCGCCGTTTGGGGACGAGGACGCGGATATCATCCTTGCGAACACGAAGCGTGTGATCAACCGCGCGTGGGCAATGGTGGAAGACTGA
- a CDS encoding D-2-hydroxyacid dehydrogenase — protein MKIVILDGYTENPGDLSWGELEALGELTVYDRTPAEKIAERIGDADAVYTNKTPISRETLEKCPHVKFIGVLATGYNIVDVGAAKERGIPVCNIPTYGTDAVGQFAIALLLEICHHIGHHNKAVHEGRWEHNDDWCFWDYPLIELAGKTMGIIGFGRIGQATGRIAKALGMKVIAYDSYPNESGKALAEYVDLETVLKTSDVIALHCPLFPETQGIISRENIAKMKDGVIILNNSRGPLIVEQDLADALNSGKVYAAGLDVVSTEPIKGDNPLLGAKNCIITPHISWAPKESRQRLMDIAVDNFRQFLAGRPVNVVNP, from the coding sequence ATGAAAATCGTGATATTGGACGGCTACACCGAGAATCCGGGCGACCTTTCATGGGGGGAACTGGAAGCGCTCGGAGAACTGACGGTCTATGACCGGACGCCGGCGGAGAAGATCGCGGAGCGGATTGGGGACGCGGACGCGGTTTACACGAACAAAACCCCGATCAGCCGGGAGACGCTGGAGAAATGCCCGCATGTGAAGTTCATCGGGGTGCTGGCGACCGGCTACAACATCGTGGATGTTGGGGCGGCGAAAGAACGCGGGATACCGGTGTGCAACATCCCGACCTACGGGACCGACGCGGTGGGACAGTTCGCGATCGCGCTGCTTCTGGAAATCTGCCATCACATCGGGCACCACAACAAGGCGGTGCACGAGGGCAGATGGGAGCATAACGACGACTGGTGCTTCTGGGATTACCCGCTGATCGAGCTTGCGGGCAAAACGATGGGGATCATCGGGTTTGGGCGGATCGGTCAGGCGACGGGGCGGATCGCGAAGGCGCTGGGGATGAAGGTGATCGCGTACGATTCGTATCCGAATGAGAGCGGAAAAGCGCTGGCGGAATATGTGGATCTGGAAACGGTGCTGAAAACCTCGGATGTGATCGCGCTGCACTGCCCGCTGTTCCCGGAGACGCAGGGGATCATCAGCAGGGAAAACATCGCGAAGATGAAGGATGGGGTGATCATCCTGAACAACTCGCGGGGTCCGCTCATCGTGGAGCAGGACCTGGCGGACGCGTTAAACAGCGGGAAGGTTTACGCGGCGGGGCTGGATGTGGTATCGACCGAGCCGATCAAGGGGGACAACCCGCTTTTGGGGGCGAAGAACTGCATCATCACGCCGCACATCAGCTGGGCGCCCAAGGAGAGCCGCCAACGTCTGATGGATATCGCCGTCGACAACTTCCGGCAGTTCCTCGCGGGCAGACCGGTCAATGTTGTAAATCCGTAA